The Flavobacterium piscisymbiosum genome includes a region encoding these proteins:
- the aceB gene encoding malate synthase A encodes MKNQLEITETAMEFLDEKKLSYPKIWTEEAIVFITELHRKFESQRKLLLLQREQKQTAFDQGVMPVFTPETKSVRESNWTAGAIPKDLLDRRVEITGPVDRKMIINALNSGAKTFMADFEDSTSPTWQNLMEGQLNLIDAVNKTITYTDLVKQKSYHLNEKIATLIVRPRGLHLPEKHLLIEGKEVSGSLVDFGLYVFHNHKRLLENNSGPYFYIPKLEHYLEARWWNNVIDFTEDYLKLERGTIKVTVLIETITASFQLDEIIYELKEHIVGLNCGRWDYIFSYIKKFRKNSKFIVPDRDQVNMTSPFMNAYSNLVIQRCHKRGIHAIGGMAAQIPIKNNEEANAVAFAKVKTDKEREVRNGHDGTWVAHPDLVAIAKEIFDKGMPTPNQIHIKREHRKITEADLIEPPIGIITENGVRKNINVGVLYLASWLNGQGAAALHNLMEDAATAEISRSQLWQWLQNKVVLDNGKKLDLAYYHELALDEFRKIKDELGEENHEKRQFPLAEKVLERLVVNPDFVDFLTIPCYKYL; translated from the coding sequence ATGAAAAACCAATTAGAAATTACCGAAACGGCAATGGAATTTTTAGACGAAAAGAAGCTTTCTTATCCAAAGATCTGGACCGAAGAAGCAATTGTTTTTATAACCGAATTGCATCGAAAATTCGAATCGCAACGAAAACTGTTATTGTTGCAACGCGAACAAAAACAAACTGCTTTTGATCAGGGCGTCATGCCGGTTTTTACACCAGAAACTAAAAGTGTCAGAGAAAGTAATTGGACAGCCGGAGCAATTCCTAAAGATTTGTTAGATCGTAGAGTAGAGATTACCGGACCGGTTGATCGTAAAATGATTATTAATGCATTGAATTCAGGGGCAAAAACTTTTATGGCCGATTTTGAAGACAGCACTTCGCCAACCTGGCAAAATTTAATGGAAGGTCAGCTAAATTTAATCGATGCGGTAAACAAAACCATTACATATACCGATTTGGTGAAGCAAAAGTCCTATCATTTGAATGAAAAAATTGCTACACTAATTGTACGTCCGAGAGGTTTGCATTTGCCGGAAAAACATCTTTTGATTGAAGGAAAAGAGGTTTCAGGTTCTTTGGTAGATTTTGGATTGTATGTTTTTCATAATCACAAAAGGCTTTTAGAAAACAATTCAGGACCGTATTTCTACATTCCAAAATTAGAACATTATCTCGAAGCACGCTGGTGGAATAATGTAATTGACTTTACTGAGGATTATTTGAAACTGGAAAGAGGAACGATAAAAGTGACGGTTTTAATAGAAACCATAACAGCAAGTTTTCAGTTGGATGAAATTATTTATGAATTGAAAGAACATATCGTAGGCTTGAATTGCGGACGTTGGGATTATATTTTCTCTTATATCAAAAAGTTTAGAAAGAATTCAAAGTTTATCGTTCCGGATCGCGATCAGGTAAATATGACTTCGCCTTTTATGAATGCATATTCAAATCTGGTAATTCAGAGATGTCATAAACGCGGCATTCATGCGATTGGCGGAATGGCGGCTCAAATTCCGATTAAAAATAATGAAGAAGCGAACGCCGTTGCTTTTGCAAAAGTAAAAACCGATAAAGAACGCGAAGTTCGAAACGGTCATGACGGAACCTGGGTTGCACATCCGGATTTGGTGGCAATTGCAAAAGAAATTTTTGATAAAGGAATGCCAACTCCAAACCAAATTCATATAAAAAGGGAACATCGAAAAATTACAGAAGCTGATTTAATTGAACCACCAATTGGAATCATCACTGAAAATGGTGTTCGAAAAAATATCAACGTAGGAGTTTTGTATTTGGCTTCATGGCTCAACGGACAAGGAGCTGCAGCTTTGCACAATTTGATGGAAGATGCTGCAACAGCCGAAATCTCGAGATCGCAATTGTGGCAATGGCTTCAGAATAAGGTGGTTTTGGATAATGGCAAAAAATTAGATCTGGCGTATTATCACGAATTGGCTTTAGATGAATTCAGGAAAATAAAAGACGAACTAGGTGAAGAAAATCACGAAAAGCGTCAATTTCCTTTGGCTGAAAAAGTTTTAGAAAGATTGGTTGTAAATCCTGATTTCGTTGATTTTTTGACGATTCCATGTTACAAATACCTATAA